In Bacteroidales bacterium, one genomic interval encodes:
- a CDS encoding DUF4349 domain-containing protein: protein MKKIIFCFIIPFLVLSCRSGSPVNYEGGAPALESAKSTAPPPPQSDEVQSITGTDQSIQPVDKVTRKIIRDGNMEIRVNDLEKGKASIDTLTKKFKGYYNNESYSNADYGKGYSVIIRVPADNFDAFIAAIESGMGEVVYKNISSRDVTEQFIDLETRMANKKNYLSRYSELLKQARTVKDMLEIEEKTRVIEEEIESTEGRLKYLQNQVDYSTLSLQISKKNDYNLYSNGNQGSFFDRLKISLVKGWFGLVSFVLFVIRIWPFWIIAGSLFWLIRKFLKRKKKN from the coding sequence ATGAAGAAGATCATTTTCTGTTTTATAATCCCGTTTCTTGTTCTGTCGTGTCGCTCCGGTTCCCCTGTGAATTATGAAGGTGGTGCCCCTGCATTGGAAAGTGCTAAATCAACAGCTCCTCCTCCTCCCCAATCCGATGAGGTTCAGTCAATAACCGGAACGGATCAAAGTATTCAACCGGTAGATAAAGTTACACGGAAGATCATCAGGGATGGCAATATGGAAATCAGGGTTAATGACCTTGAAAAAGGCAAAGCCTCTATTGATACGTTGACAAAGAAATTCAAAGGGTATTACAATAATGAGAGTTACAGCAATGCCGATTACGGGAAAGGTTATTCGGTAATTATCCGGGTTCCGGCCGATAATTTTGATGCATTTATTGCAGCCATTGAATCGGGAATGGGTGAAGTAGTTTATAAGAACATCTCTTCGAGGGATGTTACCGAGCAGTTCATAGACCTTGAAACACGGATGGCCAACAAAAAGAATTACCTGTCGCGGTATTCAGAGTTGCTGAAACAGGCTCGTACAGTAAAAGATATGCTTGAAATAGAAGAAAAGACAAGGGTTATCGAGGAAGAGATTGAAAGCACCGAAGGACGGCTGAAATACCTGCAGAACCAGGTTGATTACAGTACACTCAGCCTGCAGATCAGCAAAAAGAACGATTATAACCTTTATTCGAATGGTAACCAGGGAAGTTTTTTCGACCGGTTAAAAATATCACTTGTAAAAGGCTGGTTCGGACTGGTGAGTTTCGTATTATTTGTAATTCGTATATGGCCATTCTGGATCATTGCCGGGAGCCTGTTCTGGCTGATCAGAAAGTTTCTGAAAAGGAAGAAAAAAAACTGA